The window AGAAGCAGCCGTCGTCTTGTCACGCCGTTTTGACTGTCCATTGCTGGTAGCTTGTGGGTAGGTCACAGGTGTACCGATAAGTCAGTTGAGATTGTCGCGCTCGGAAACGAAATACAACCCAAAAGCTGTGTCACAGCCCACAGGCTCATGTCCCGGCGGGCAGTCATCGGAGCCATGACAACTTGGGACGAGCGATACCGAACGGGCGCGTACCCACAGTGCCCGGACCCACATTCGGTGTTAGACCGATACCTGCCGACCTTCCCGGAGGGGCGGGCGCTGGACATCGCAACCGGGACTGGGCGGAACGCGCTTCCGGTCGCAGCGGCCGGGTACCGCGTCGATGCGGTCGACCAGTCACGCGAGGGGCTTCGTATCGCTCGGGAGAACGCACACACAGCGGGCGTCGAAGACGATATCGAGTGGCTACAGGCGGACCTCGACTCGTTTACGTATCCGGCGTCCACGTACGACCTCATTACGATCAGCTTCTATCGTCCCGTCGACCGCCTCCCCGACATCATCGAAGCGCTGGCCGACGGCGGCTGTCTGTTCATCCAGCACCACCTCCGGACGAGCGACGACGTGGACGGCGGCCCCTCCGGGGACCGGTATCGGTTCGCTTCGAACGAACTGCTCAGGGCCGGACTCGGGCTGACCGTGTTGCACTACGACGAGCGCACCACAACGACGGGTGAGACAACCGCCGCCACCGCCCAACTGGTCGCCAGAAAGTCCCACGGAAGCAGACAGTCGTATCCGGATATCTCGGAGTAAGATAGCAGATGGAGACAAGAGTCAAACAACGCTCCACAGGCTATTGGTTTCAGGCAGT is drawn from Haloarcula sp. CBA1129 and contains these coding sequences:
- a CDS encoding bifunctional 2-polyprenyl-6-hydroxyphenol methylase/3-demethylubiquinol 3-O-methyltransferase UbiG is translated as MTTWDERYRTGAYPQCPDPHSVLDRYLPTFPEGRALDIATGTGRNALPVAAAGYRVDAVDQSREGLRIARENAHTAGVEDDIEWLQADLDSFTYPASTYDLITISFYRPVDRLPDIIEALADGGCLFIQHHLRTSDDVDGGPSGDRYRFASNELLRAGLGLTVLHYDERTTTTGETTAATAQLVARKSHGSRQSYPDISE